GCGTTTTTTCAAACAAACGCGCCATTTGTTGTCGACTATAAGGTTCACCATAACCAAAGGGTGTACAACCATTACGCGCCCAAAAGCCGGAGCGATTAGGAACAATAACGATCAAGTGGCCATTGGGAGCTAAAACACGCCATATTTCATGCAGTGTTTCGAATGAATTTTCTGTATATTCAAGTGCATGTATCAACAAAATACAATCAATCGAAGCATCAGGAAGTGGTAAATTTTCTTCAAAAACAAGTGCTGTAGCAACCTTATCGGCACAAGGCCAAGGTAAAGCACCTTGACAAGCTGGCATAAAAGCGAAACATTGTTGTGCACGTGCCCGCACCGCAGAAAGATAAGGAAGTGCATAACCAAACCCCATGACCCTTTTACCATTCAGATCCGGCCAACACAAATTTAATTTATCACACAGTGTTTCCTGTACACGCTTACCAAGAGCAGAAGCATAAAAATCTTTAAGTGTGACTATATCCAACTCAACATACCGTGTAGAAAAAAAATTCAAATATCACAGGTTTTAATATACCCCACTTATATGGACCTTTGCCTTTTCTCCGCAATAGCGAAAACTTTAGTATTTCATATTTTAAACCCAAATGACTCCAAAAGCAGCAGAATGTTTCTCCGATCATTTCACTAAACGCACTTTGATGGTATTTCTATCTTAAGACTTGCATCCCATAAAGGTTTTCAATGTACTATTTTTTACATTGATAAAGACAAAAAACAAAATGGTTAATTAAAATGAAGCAACTTTTCAAGATAGTTTTTTTCTACTTCTGGAATATGCCCCCTACTAAGGCGTTTGCGAATTTCTTCCAAAATCTGCCGTGCACGCATTTGATCACTTTTTTGTGGTATAATACCTTCTTGCCCTTGATCGATTTTTGAAGAAAGTGGACGTCCTAATGGATCTTCACGACCAGAAACAGCATTTTTATTATCTCCTGCTTCTTTGAGGATCTCTCGCATTTTTTCTAAAACATTTTGTGCACCTTGCCTTAATGCTTCTAAAGCATCTGACTGATTTTGTATAGATATTTGATAGTCTCCGTGATCAAGAGCAGCTTCTGCAGAGTTCATTTTTTCTTCTGCTTTTTTCAATTTGTCACTCTGTTCGACCTTCTGCTCTGACAATTCTTTTTCTAACGTTGATAATTCCGACTGCAATTCAGTCTGACGTTTTTTTAAAGATTTTCTTTGCTTTTCCGGCACATTTTCCCCAAAGCGTTGTTCCATTTCCAACTGATGTGTTTCATTGAGAATTTCTTGCTGACGACGCATTAAATCACCAAGTTGATCCATTTTCTCTTTCATTTGTGCAAATTGGTTCTTGCTCTGCTCTGCACCTTGATTGCCTTTTCGAACCTGCAAATGATCAAGAATCTGCTCAACTTCAGCCAATAACTGTTCAGCCGCGAAAGAAGAACCCATCTTAGCCATTTCTTCAATTAAATTTAGTTTTTTTTGTAATGTACTCTTTGAAAGATTGGGAAGGCTAGGATTGCTCTTGTCTTGTGCCTTTTCAGCTAAAGTGTGAACATAATCATCCATAGCTTGGCGTAAATTGGCCATAAGCCGTTCAATTTCTTTAGTTGGAACACCGTAGCGAAGTGCATCACGCAAAGCAGCTTGTGCTTGTTTTAAATTTTTCTGAGCGGATTCAAGCTGATTACCTTCAATACTTAAAGCAATCTGCCATAAATAATCGGCTACATTGCGCAAATCGCCCTCTGTCTCTGCCATAGAAAGTCTTGTCCATGCACTTTTTAGAACAAGAAAATGTATGGCATTTTGAAGCCCCTCCTCTGGACGCACAAGCAAAGTAGAAAGCATATCGAGTACGCGCTCTTTCTTAGAAGCATCAAGAGCCAGCAACCGACGCAATTCAATTACTGCACGAGCAATAGGATTCGAAAAAGCACGCTGTGGTAACGTCATGACAAAAGTTTTGCTACGGCCTTGCTGCCTAGCACCATCTTCTGTCACCAATGTAATTTTAACTCCCGAACCAGCCCA
This genomic window from Bartonella quintana contains:
- a CDS encoding class I SAM-dependent methyltransferase → MDIVTLKDFYASALGKRVQETLCDKLNLCWPDLNGKRVMGFGYALPYLSAVRARAQQCFAFMPACQGALPWPCADKVATALVFEENLPLPDASIDCILLIHALEYTENSFETLHEIWRVLAPNGHLIVIVPNRSGFWARNGCTPFGYGEPYSRQQMARLFEKTHFISGPVQEVVHYMPSSGYVSRLFSFLYEPFSRYLLPYFGGLLICQARKHVYQGLLVQRRQSRRVFMPALSPQACESSLSS
- a CDS encoding TIGR02302 family protein; the protein is MKNENIKNFSIIKLLCTRVLMWCIIFFERIWIRLLPFFLVLSVFCSLSWLGVFGILGYWPHLLLLGFMLFSVVGSLFFLVSFRFPTVGEVNRCLEQANNLKNQPLSVQTDHLCSENDEGFRGAIWREHQRRMAKQLYHLKTGFAYPNSAACDPLALRSLCVLLCVCAFSFSFGSLGGRLADAFDLRPFIDETSMRIDVWVTPPAYTGVAPIYLTQGETTHFAVPEGSKMVVRVVNGAGVTVKALSEEDAHEILFSKKSEKTALNDPIVHFETYLECSTDLFVSSRHKQQQWHLQVIKDQHPTIHWLEKPGRILTGSLEFQYELDDDYGVTKAFVEIEPFLDQHKSADSLYKAPEIQLLLPRDGRGKMRMVQDVSGHPWAGSGVKITLVTEDGARQQGRSKTFVMTLPQRAFSNPIARAVIELRRLLALDASKKERVLDMLSTLLVRPEEGLQNAIHFLVLKSAWTRLSMAETEGDLRNVADYLWQIALSIEGNQLESAQKNLKQAQAALRDALRYGVPTKEIERLMANLRQAMDDYVHTLAEKAQDKSNPSLPNLSKSTLQKKLNLIEEMAKMGSSFAAEQLLAEVEQILDHLQVRKGNQGAEQSKNQFAQMKEKMDQLGDLMRRQQEILNETHQLEMEQRFGENVPEKQRKSLKKRQTELQSELSTLEKELSEQKVEQSDKLKKAEEKMNSAEAALDHGDYQISIQNQSDALEALRQGAQNVLEKMREILKEAGDNKNAVSGREDPLGRPLSSKIDQGQEGIIPQKSDQMRARQILEEIRKRLSRGHIPEVEKNYLEKLLHFN